A single Micromonospora luteifusca DNA region contains:
- a CDS encoding MazG-like family protein — MNESIWEAARASRSWLDAANGTGQTELTCRILKLTEEAGEASAAWIGLLGQNPRKGVTHTREDVAAELADVAFTALVAIESLGLDAGTVLDACAAKVRSRLAG; from the coding sequence GTGAACGAGTCGATCTGGGAGGCGGCCCGCGCGTCGCGCAGCTGGTTGGACGCGGCGAACGGCACTGGGCAGACCGAACTGACCTGCCGCATCCTCAAACTCACCGAGGAGGCGGGCGAGGCGTCAGCCGCCTGGATCGGTCTGCTCGGGCAGAATCCGCGCAAGGGCGTCACCCACACGCGCGAGGACGTAGCAGCGGAGCTGGCCGACGTAGCCTTCACTGCGTTGGTGGCCATCGAGAGCCTAGGGCTGGACGCGGGGACGGTCTTGGACGCCTGCGCCGCAAAGGTGCGCTCCCGCCTAGCGGGATGA
- a CDS encoding pirin family protein, translating to MERTESMLAQTRPPGVADVDPGSVLLPGHDVPLGRYTTVRRLLPQRPRRMVGAWCFVDHFGPDDVAERPGMEVPPHPHTGLQTVTWLLEGEILHRDSLGNVQPIRPGQLNVMTSGNGIAHSERSPATRPPVMHGVQLWVALPDPARAGSADFAHHADLPRWRDGDLDVTLLVGEFAGRRSPAVVHTPLVGVQLELGGEAPTTLSLRPDFEYAVLAMSGSAEAAGVGFEPGALLYLGSGRREVTVRGGAGARLLLLGGTPFEEPLVMWWNFVGRSHEEVVAAREDWMAGDRRFGVVADDPAPPLPAPALPTTRLKARDRTGGLHG from the coding sequence GTGGAGCGTACTGAATCAATGCTGGCGCAGACCCGACCACCTGGCGTGGCCGACGTCGATCCCGGCAGTGTGCTGTTGCCCGGCCACGATGTGCCGTTGGGGCGGTACACGACTGTGCGGCGGCTGCTGCCGCAACGCCCCCGCCGGATGGTCGGCGCCTGGTGTTTCGTGGACCATTTTGGGCCCGACGATGTGGCGGAGCGGCCGGGCATGGAGGTGCCGCCGCACCCGCACACCGGCCTGCAGACGGTGACCTGGCTGCTGGAGGGTGAGATCCTGCACCGGGACAGCCTCGGCAACGTCCAGCCGATCCGGCCCGGTCAGCTGAACGTGATGACATCGGGGAACGGCATCGCCCACTCCGAGCGGTCACCGGCCACCCGTCCGCCGGTGATGCACGGCGTGCAGCTCTGGGTGGCACTGCCGGACCCGGCGAGAGCGGGGTCCGCCGATTTCGCCCACCACGCCGACCTGCCGCGCTGGCGTGACGGTGACCTGGACGTCACCCTGCTGGTCGGCGAGTTCGCCGGGCGGCGGTCGCCGGCGGTCGTGCACACGCCGCTCGTCGGTGTGCAGCTGGAGCTGGGTGGCGAGGCGCCGACCACGCTGTCGCTGCGGCCCGATTTCGAGTACGCCGTGCTGGCGATGTCCGGTTCCGCTGAGGCCGCCGGGGTGGGGTTCGAGCCAGGGGCGCTGCTCTACCTGGGCTCGGGTCGCCGCGAGGTGACCGTGCGTGGCGGGGCCGGGGCGCGGTTGCTGCTGCTGGGCGGTACGCCGTTCGAGGAGCCGTTGGTGATGTGGTGGAACTTCGTCGGTCGCTCGCACGAGGAGGTCGTTGCCGCCCGGGAGGACTGGATGGCTGGTGACCGACGCTTCGGTGTGGTCGCCGACGATCCGGCGCCGCCGCTGCCAGCGCCCGCCCTGCCCACCACCCGCCTCAAGGCCCGCGACCGCACTGGCGGCCTGCACGGCTGA
- a CDS encoding DUF1345 domain-containing protein has product MQLAVVAGVGVIAGCLFALLLPLPLAALAGWDVGALSWLVLVWHKIWPMDAERTARLAVHEDPNRAVRDALLLVACLASLLAVGLVVASAQSAPPGLSREVHSGLGVLSVVLSWFVVHTVFAARYARIYYTGPDGGVNFNQPEPPRYSDFAYVAFTIGATFQVSDTNLTSNEMRRTVLRHSMVSYLFGAFIIAVTVNLLAGLAR; this is encoded by the coding sequence ATGCAACTGGCCGTGGTGGCGGGGGTCGGCGTCATCGCCGGCTGCCTCTTCGCACTGCTGCTGCCACTGCCCCTCGCCGCGCTGGCCGGCTGGGACGTGGGCGCGCTGAGCTGGCTCGTGCTGGTCTGGCACAAGATCTGGCCGATGGACGCCGAACGGACCGCCCGGCTGGCCGTCCACGAGGACCCGAACCGGGCGGTCCGGGACGCGCTGCTGCTCGTCGCCTGCCTGGCCAGCCTGCTCGCCGTCGGGCTGGTCGTGGCCAGCGCGCAGAGCGCGCCACCCGGCCTCAGTCGCGAAGTACACAGCGGCCTGGGTGTCCTCAGCGTGGTGCTCTCCTGGTTCGTGGTGCACACCGTGTTCGCCGCCCGATACGCCCGGATCTACTACACCGGCCCGGACGGCGGGGTGAACTTCAACCAGCCCGAACCGCCGCGCTACTCCGACTTCGCGTACGTCGCGTTCACCATCGGGGCAACGTTCCAGGTCTCCGACACCAACCTGACCAGCAACGAGATGCGTCGCACGGTGCTGCGGCACTCGATGGTGTCGTACCTGTTCGGCGCCTTCATCATCGCCGTGACCGTGAACCTGCTGGCCGGGCTGGCGCGCTGA
- a CDS encoding DUF2795 domain-containing protein yields MASYADVLQYLSSLDYPAEKNDVVREAEREGAPPDVLKALRALPPVDYANGNEVARSAGIEAAPEVGPSQRAAQARDKKHNRVSQHLRGI; encoded by the coding sequence ATGGCGAGCTACGCCGACGTCCTGCAGTACCTGTCGAGCCTGGACTACCCGGCCGAGAAGAACGACGTGGTCCGCGAGGCCGAGCGGGAAGGCGCCCCGCCGGACGTGCTGAAGGCGTTGCGCGCCCTGCCGCCGGTGGACTACGCCAACGGCAACGAAGTGGCCCGCTCCGCCGGCATCGAGGCGGCGCCCGAGGTGGGCCCCTCCCAGCGTGCCGCGCAGGCCCGGGACAAGAAGCACAACCGCGTCTCGCAACACCTGCGCGGCATCTGA
- a CDS encoding DUF2267 domain-containing protein, whose product MNYDTFIDQVSQRTATSSERAVELTRAVLETFAERLTGGEVLDLAAQLPQPLQLVLKPSPSTEQADRFGAAEFVARVALRAHVEEPAARDAARAVFTTLREAITGGEFDDVVTQLPRDYRGLVEQAMAPGATLRRA is encoded by the coding sequence ATGAACTACGACACCTTCATCGACCAGGTTTCCCAGCGCACCGCGACGTCGTCCGAGCGGGCGGTCGAGCTGACCCGGGCCGTGTTGGAGACGTTCGCCGAGCGGCTGACCGGTGGTGAGGTTTTGGACCTGGCCGCCCAACTGCCCCAGCCGCTGCAACTGGTGCTCAAACCGAGCCCGAGCACCGAACAGGCGGACAGGTTCGGGGCGGCCGAGTTCGTCGCCCGCGTCGCGTTGCGCGCACACGTGGAGGAGCCCGCCGCTCGTGACGCCGCACGAGCGGTTTTCACCACTTTGCGCGAGGCGATCACCGGCGGTGAGTTCGATGATGTGGTCACCCAACTGCCGCGTGACTATCGGGGCCTGGTGGAGCAGGCGATGGCCCCGGGCGCGACGTTGCGCCGCGCCTGA